The sequence CCATGATTCGGCGCCCGCGAGGGCGGTCGCGGCCTCGCGCAGCACGTCGAGCCCCGGATGCCGCCGCCCCGCGCGCCACACGAGCGAGACGGGCGAGAGCGGTACGGGCTCGACGAGCGGCCTCAGCACGCTCCCCGCGAGCGCGGGCAGCCCGGTCACCGAGAGCACGGGCCGCCGCTTCTCGGCCATGACGCGCGCGAACTCGGCCTCGCCGACGACGAGCGGCGCGGGCGGGGCGAGCGCGATGCCGTACGGGGCGAACAACTCCTCGGCCAGAGCGGTCCATTCGGCCGTACGGGCGTTGCCCGCGCCCGCGTAGACCTCCTCGCCCGCGAGCGCGGCCATGGGGACCTCGGGCAGTGCGGCCAGGGGGTGGCCCGCGGGCAGAACGATGCCCATGCGCTCGTAGGCGACGGGCTGGTGGCCGAGTCCGGCGGCGAGCGCGGGCGGCAGTCCGGCGAAGCGGCCGAAGGAGGCGTCGAGGCGCCCCGCGTGGATCTCGGCGGCGGCGTGCGTGAGCCCGCTCTCGTACCGGACGACGAGTTCGGCGCCGGGGGCCGCGAGGGTGCGCGCGTGCGCGACGACGCGTTCGCCGAGCAGCCCGGGGCTGTTGACGTCGACGAGGAGC comes from Streptomyces sp. Tu6071 and encodes:
- a CDS encoding LysR family transcriptional regulator translates to MRAFLAVADELHFTRAAARLYLAQQALSRDVRRLERELGAQLFVRSTRSVVLTPEGERLVPLARRLLDAHDALRAAFATPGPLLVDVNSPGLLGERVVAHARTLAAPGAELVVRYESGLTHAAAEIHAGRLDASFGRFAGLPPALAAGLGHQPVAYERMGIVLPAGHPLAALPEVPMAALAGEEVYAGAGNARTAEWTALAEELFAPYGIALAPPAPLVVGEAEFARVMAEKRRPVLSVTGLPALAGSVLRPLVEPVPLSPVSLVWRAGRRHPGLDVLREAATALAGAESWLIRPPFAWLPTKDALIMTSPAQEAV